A region of the Fibrobacter succinogenes genome:
GTCTTCGCGGAGTTCCATCGCGGCAAAGGCGGACTGCACCAACTCCTTGAGTTTCGCAATCACCGAAGCATCCGAAATCACGAAGAAGTGGTTGCTCTGCGCGTTGCCGCCGGTAGGCCCGAACTGGCCCGCCTCGACAATCTGCTTCAACTTCTCGAGTTCAACGGGCTGTGCCTTGAACTTGCGAGTACTGCGACGTGTC
Encoded here:
- a CDS encoding nitroreductase family protein; its protein translation is TRRSTRKFKAQPVELEKLKQIVEAGQFGPTGGNAQSNHFFVISDASVIAKLKELVQSAFAAMELREDLYKSLKNSITLARKGNYSFCYTAPVLIVVANKKEYGNNMADVACAVENMMLAANELDLGSC